From Rhododendron vialii isolate Sample 1 chromosome 10a, ASM3025357v1, the proteins below share one genomic window:
- the LOC131304690 gene encoding uncharacterized protein LOC131304690, producing the protein MGLNNKKRKNPPPCPPPAATDDNANQEQNKTDELPLIKSQCQLAIAALRRNPAKAHRLMEDACRSHSDCALVHAVRGNLHAVEASRIASSDSVLKQKHMRSAVESARRAASLSPNSIEFRAFYAQAMYNASRDVEGFEEAARECERALSIENPITPAEEVLVVKEESTVEERIHGVRKRLEWILGKCREASLSLKKNLGKEIPLKGVIEVVPVDRRPRNGKRNEIKIRVSEERSEPDSSRMSERKRQTFREEREGAAAKMGKSRTYWDAMSDERKMGLIGVRVGDLREYCCSVCKDGLAERVFSEGIGYAEKNRSWKFWGCYYCDEKFGDLEQRLKHIEREHEGEIGQKLKVKPFEFPEIDAEWADMLVNGTWEPVDTPRAIKMIEKQLKSQKSRKGSVDENRGKAQLFDQDPGSGRRNNDETLFGFSNCKSIPYFLPRACRNDQKWPLSDDIERANILQEIHRQFQVLVRYKFLTGYNLSTVITRTIAELQNFIPASQLQSQGLEKSPLCICFLEVPQLKKILELVQCVYELSGSDFGRSDDSKRCLIKERIFLTGDSSCLFDDCLLRVEVMPHRHHDGVDDDSDGSASTCSICDDEVAVLPDIDAFTNWLFKGPPTSTAEQLASWTRLLDDMKQEGMEASKDFEQQFNLFESLRSKQSKLLGQCTSLQAIESICAQELEKREQGGKHVPQSYESLLKKYAKEDSMSVLDVIVGVVTEARKIHHLGVEEALNNKSYRSNVLRSTELEDQEDASIRMAIQKEMEQPLSELPRIEEPITRNGGIMWRLLAIYKHCSCDYRGIMLPLVRNFIHAKLEALVNEEEKQKSDALTEALLSELALDTKKNTSEGNSDPKLSKKTSKTKKKIKGLRKLKDPKATCGDELNLAQEETAEQDHFPVVAVRPDDLKLREQELRENFILEDRKLKEKLEYQRKVEDEAKQMALAKRTTNEAAPIKVEESTKPVVVCSQRTKKRRKKDTLQAQKNLPLAKIPELEDDLGVLSTCSTLGTISGSDIFNPGLRNDTGEYTCFVNVIVQTFWNLRKFREAFMSGATSEHVHIGDPCVVCALKEIFIALCEASANKEREAISPTSLRNALIKLNPDSNIFREPHMYDTSEVLAIVLDSLHKSTVGSKCAEGSWDCGSDACIAHELFGMDILEKIICSNCGMESREEKHTSFLYGICAGSLITIKACFI; encoded by the exons ATGGGTCTTAATAACAAGAAGCGAAAAAACCCACCACCATGTCCGCCGCCCGCCGCAACCGATGATAACGCCAATCAAGAACAGAACAAGACCGATGAACTTCCCCTCATCAAATCCCAATGCCAGCTCGCAATCGCCGCCCTCCGCCGCAACCCCGCCAAGGCCCACAGGCTCATGGAGGACGCGTGCCGCAGTCACTCAGACTGCGCCCTCGTGCACGCCGTCCGAGGCAACCTGCACGCTGTGGAAGCTTCTAGGATAGCCAGTTCCGACAGTGTCTTGAAACAGAAGCACATGAGGAGCGCGGTTGAGTCGGCTCGACGAGCGGCCTCCCTGTCCCCGAACTCGATCGAGTTCCGTGCGTTCTACGCCCAGGCAATGTACAATGCGTCGAGGGATGTCGAAGGGTTCGAGGAGGCCGCGAGAGAGTGCGAACGGGCGTTGTCCATCGAGAATCCGATCACCCCTGCTGAAGAAGTGTTGGTGGTTAAGGAGGAATCCACGGTGGAAGAGCGGATTCACGGTGTGAGGAAAAGATTGGAGTGGATTTTAGGGAAATGCAGGGAGGCTTCTTTATCGCTGAAGAAGAATCTTGGAAAAGAAATTCCACTGAAGGGCGTGATCGAGGTTGTGCCGGTTGATAGGAGGCCGCGAAATGGCAAAAGGAATGAAATCAAGATCAGGGTTTCGGAGGAAAGATCCGAGCCAGATAGTTCTAGAATGAGCGAACGGAAGAGACAGACTtttcgggaggagagagagggggccgcGGCGAAAATGGGCAAGTCGCGAACGTATTGGGATGCGATGAGTGACGAGAGAAAGATGGGGTTGATTGGAGTTAGAGTTGGTGATTTGAGGGAGTATTGCTGTTCAGTATGCAAGGATGGTTTAGCGGAAAGGGTATTTTCGGAAGGTATCGGTTATGCTGAGAAGAACAGGAGTTGGAAGTTCTGGGGGTGTTATTATTGTGATGAGAAGTTTGGAGATTTGGAACAGCGTTTGAAGCATATCGAGCGAGAGCACGAGGGGGAAATCGGGCAGAAGTTGAAGGTGAAGCCGTTTGAGTTTCCAGAAATTGATGCTGAATGGGCTGACATGCTTGTGAATGGTACATGGGAGCCAGTTGATACCCCCAGAGCCattaaaatgattgaaaaacaattgaaatCCCAAAAATCGCGGAAAGGCTCAGTTGATGAAAATCGTGGAAAGGCTCAGTTGTTCGATCAAGATCCAGGCAGTGGAAGAAGAAACAATGATGAAACTTTGTTTGGCTTCAGTAATTGTAAATCTATTCCGTATTTTCTCCCCAGGGCCTGCAGAAATGACCAGAAGTGGCCATTGTCCGATGATATTGAGCGCGCAAATATCCTACAAGAAATCCATAGACAGTTCCAAGTTCTTGTGAGATACAAGTTTCTTACGGGGTACAATCTTAGCACGGTTATCACGCGTACGATAGCAGAACTGCAGAATTTTATCCCAGCATCGCAGCTTCAAAGTCAAGGCCTTGAAAAATCACCTCTCTGCATCTGTTTTTTGGAGGTGCCTCAGTTAAAGAAAATCCTTGAGCTCGTACAGTGTGTGTACGAACTTTCTGGGTCTGACTTTGGTCGATCTGATGACAGCAAGAGATGTCTTATTAAGGAAAGGATCTTTTTAACTGGTGACTCGTCGTGTCTCTTCGATGATTGTTTACTAAGGGTGGAGGTTATGCCACACAGACATCACGATGGTGTTGACGATGACAGTGATGGTTCTGCCTCAACTTGCAGTATTTGTGATGATGAAGTTGCTGTGCTGCCAGATATTGATGCTTTTACGAATTGGTTGTTCAAGGGTCCTCCGACTTCAACTGCAGAACAATTAGCATCATGGACACGTTTACTAGATGATATGAAACAAGAAGGGATGGAGGCATCAAAGGATTTCGAGCAACAATTTAATCTATTTGAAAGTCTGCGGAGCAAACAAAGCAAACTTCTAGGACAGTGCACATCATTACAAGCAATTGAGAGCATCTGTGCACAAGAACTCGAGAAGAGGGAGCAAGGTGGAAAGCATGTCCCACAAAGTTATGAATCACTCTTGAAGAAATATGCAAAGGAAGACTCTATGTCTGTGTTGGATGTGATAGTGGGAGTGGTGACAGAAGCCCGAAAAATTCATCATTTGGGAGTTGAGGAGGCTTTGAATAACAAGAGTTATAGGTCAAATGTTTTGAGAAGTACTGAACTTGAGGATCAAGAAGATGCTTCTATCAGAATGGCAATCCAGAAGGAAATGGAGCAGCCATTATCAGAG CTTCCCAGAATTGAAGAACCAATCACAAGGAACGGTGGAATTATGTGGCGTCTGTTGGCCATATATAAGCATTGCAGTTGTGATTATCGGGGCATCATGTTGCCTCTTGTGCGAAACTTCATACAT GCAAAATTAGAGGCATTGGTTAATGAAGAAGAAAAGCAGAAGTCAGATGCTTTAACAGAAGCGCTTTTATCAGAGCTTGCTCTTGATACCAAGAAGAATACTAGCGAAGGAAACAGTGATCCAAAACTTTCAAAGAAAACTTCAAAGACTAAGAAAAAGATTAAAGGCCTCAGGAAATTGAAGGATCCGAAG GCTACTTGTGGCGACGAGCTAAACTTGGCACAAGAGGAAACTGCTGAACAAGA TCACTTTCCTGTTGTTGCTGTACGTCCCGATGACTTAAAGCTACGAGAACAGGAACTTAGGGAAAATTTCATACTGGAGGATAGAAAGCTTAAAGAGAAGTTGGAGTATCAAAGAAAGGTTGAGGACGAGGCCAAGCAGATGGCTCTAGCCAAGAGAACCACGAATGAAGCTGCACCTATAAAGGTTGAGGAGTCGACTAAACCGGTGGTTGTTTGCTCACAAAGGaccaaaaagagaagaaagaaag ATACGTTACAAGCACAGAAGAATCTTCCCTTGGCAAAGATCCCAGAATTAGAAGATGACCTTGGGGTCTTATCAACTTGCAGCACGTTGGGAACTATAAGTGGATCAGATATATTTAACCCCGGGCTGAGGAATGATACTGGTGAATACACTTGCTTTGTAAATGTCATCGTACAG ACTTTCTGGAATTTAAGAAAGTTCAGAGAGGCGTTTATGAGTGGAGCAACATCCGAGCATGTGCATATTGGGGACCCCTGTGTTGTCTGTGCATTAAAAGAGATTTTCATTGCCCTATGTGAGGCGTCTGCAAATAAGGAAAGAGAAGCAATTTCTCCCACTTCTTTAAGAAATGCTCTGATCAAGTTGAACCCTGATAGTAATATATTCCGTGAA CCACATATGTACGACACTTCAGAAGTTTTGGCAATCGTTTTAGATAGTCTTCATAAATCAACAGTGGGAAGCAAATGTGCTGAAGGCTCTTGGGACTGTGGCAGTGATGCTTGCATAGCACATGAACTTTTTGGAATGGACATACTTGAAAAAATAATCTGTTCCAACTGTGGTATGGAATCCAGAGAAGAGAAGCATACTTCTTTCCTCTACGGCATATGTGCGGGCTCTCTCATAACAATAAAGGCATGTTTCATCtga